One bacterium BMS3Abin08 genomic window, ATGCCCAAGAAACAGAAGAGGAAGGCCTTAAAGACGGCACTCAGTGTCAAGTTTGCAGAAGGCAATCTTGTGGTGGTGGATGCATTATCCTTTGAAAAGCCGCGAACCAAGGATATGATAGCGGTTCTGAGAAATTTTGGAATCAATGATAAAAAGGTGCTTGTCGTCATGCCTGACAAGGACGAAAACGTATATCTTTCGGCAAGAAATATCCCGAGAGTTAGCGTTATGCGGGCCGCTGATATAAACACCTATGAACTCCTTGTTCATGAGCATGTGCTTGTCACGAAGGATGCCCTGGAAAAGATACGGGAGGTGTGGGGATGAGAGCCGCTTATGACGTGATAAAGAGACCGCTTTTTACTGAGAAGGCTACCTATCTTAAGGAGACCGGGAATAAACTGTTGGTTGAGGTAAACAGGGACGCAAACAAGATAGAGATAAAGAAGGCCTTTGAAGAGTTGTTTAATGTGACGGTTGTGAAGGTTGCCACAATAAACGTCCGCGGCAAGAAGAAAAAGTGGGGTCGTTCAGAGGGGAGAGCCCCGGCAATGAAGAAGGCAATTATAACTCTCAGGAAAGGCGAGAAATTAGACTTTATTGAAGGGGTATAACGATGGGTATCAGGCTATATAAACCAACCTCACCAGGCAGACGGTTCATGTCGGTGGATGACTACAAGGATGTCACCACCCGCAAGCCGCATAAGCCGTTGTGTGTCTCCCTGAAGAAGACGGGCGGGAGGAACAATACCGGCAGGGTTACGGCGTGGTGCAGGGGTGGAGGTAACAAGAGAACATACAGGATCATAGACTTCAAGCGGAACAAAAAGGGCATTCCTGCAAAGGTGCAGACTATAGAGTATGATCCCAACAGGACGGCGAGGATAGCTCTCCTCAAATATGCCGATGGTGAAAGGCGATACATTATTGCACCCCATGGGCTCAAGGTAGATGACGAGGTGGTGTCAGGGCCTGAGGCCGAGCTGAAGATCGGTAATGCACTTCCCTTGAAGAATCTGCCGCTTGGTGCGTTTATCCACAATGTTGAATTGAGGCCGGGGCAGGGGGCCAGGCTTGTCAGGAGCGCCGGGGCACAGGCCCAGCTTGTTGCCAAGGACGGTAAGTTCGGTCAGGTCAAGCTTGCCTCCGGTGAGGTGAGGTTGATTCCGATCAACTGTATGGCGACTATTGGACAGGTGAGTAATGTCGACCATGAGAATATTAATTATGGGAAGGCCGGCAGAAGGAGATGGTTTGGCCGGAGGCCAAGTGTTCGTGGTGTCGCTATGAATCCCGTTGATCATCCCCTTGGTGGTGGTGAGGGCAGAAGCTCCGGTGGAAGACCGGCCTGTTCTCCATGGGGAAAGCCGGAAGGTGTTAAGACCCGGAAGAACCCGAAAACAGACAGATACATAATAAAGAGAAGAAAATGAGGAGGCATAGGTGCCAAGGTCTCTAAAGAAGGGTCCCTATATTGATCCAAAACTGATGAGTAAAGTTCAGAAGCTGTTGGACGACGGAGAGAAGAAGATCATCAAGACATGGTCCCGCAGGTCTACAGTGCTCCCTGAGTTTGTTGGTTTTACTTTTGCGGTTCACAACGGTAACAAGTTTATTCCTGTATATGTGACGGAGAATATGGTTGGGCATAAACTCGGTGAGTTTGCCCCCACAAGGACATACAGGGGACATTCAGGAAGCGAGAAAAAAACCAAGGTAAAGGGTAAGTAATATGGAAGCAAGAGCCATGTTGAGACACGCAAAGATTACGCCGAGGAAGGCAAGGCGTGTGATTGACCTCATAAGGGGAGAAAAGGCCGGCAAGGCCATGGTATCGTTGCAGTTTATGCCTTACCGTGGTGCAAAGTTTGTGGAGAAGCTTCTCCGTTCCGCAATGGCAAACGCCGAGCAGAAGGATGTGGCCGTGCCTGAGGACATGAGGATTGTTAGGGCTTATGTGGATGAAGGTCCGGTAATGAAGAGGCTCCGGGCCCGCGCCATGGGACGTGCAAATGTAATCAAGAAAAAGTCAAGTCATATAACGGTCGTTCTTGCAGAGGAAGAAGAGGAATAATTATTTAAGATTTGGTGCTTTCTGCACCAGGTTAGTCTTCAATGGACGGTGGATAATGATAATGATAATAATGAATCGACGATTGGGGGTACATTTTGGGACATAAGATCCATCCGATAGGTAACCGGATCGGGATAATAAGGACATGGAACTCTCGCTGGTACAGGGAGCAGGGATATGATGATCAGCTTTACGAGGATCTGAGTATACGGAGTTATATAAAAAGCCGTCTCTACCACGCCGGCATTGCAATGATCGAGATCGAGCGTGTCGGAGAAAAGGAAGGGCAAAAGGTCCGTTTGATAATTCACACTGCACGTCCCGGAATCATTATCGGTAAGAAAGGGGCCGAGGTGGAGAAGCTTAAGAAGGACATAGAGGGTATGATCGGCAAGCAGGTGACGATCGATATAAAAGAGGTAAGGAAGCCGGAACTCGATGCACAGCTTGTAGCTGAAAATATATGTCTCCAGCTCGAGAAGAGGGTTGCCTACAGGAGGGCAATGAAGAAGGCGGTTGCTTCAGCCATGCGGTTCGGCGCCCAGGGGATAAGGGTTCAGTCCGCCGGCAGGCTTGCAGGGGCCGAGATTGCCAGGCGGGAATGGTACAGGGAAGGGCGGGTGCCCCTCCATACCTTCCGTGCAGATATAGATTATGGTTTTGCAGAGGCGAAGACTACTTACGGGATTATTGGTGTAAAGGTCTGGATTTACAAAGGAGAAGTCCTGCCTCCTGCCAAGGAGTGAGTAGGCCGGGTAAGGTGGTTGTCGGCTTCAGGTTACAGCTTGCGAGTCGTGGAGTTATCCTCAAGGATGTAATTGTCTCGTGATTTGTGATGTGTAGCCTGTAACGGACGGAAGGAGTTATTGACTATGTTAATGCCGAAGAAGGTTAAATACCGCAAGAAACAGAAAGGACGTATGACCGGTAAGGCATACAGGGGTTCCACTGTCGTTTTTGGCCGCTACGGGCTGAAGGCGCTTGAACCCGGATGGCTAACGAGCAGACAGATCGAGGCTGCCAGGGTGGCCATTACACGTCATGTTAAGAGAGGAAGCAAGCTCTGGATCAGGATTTTTCCCGACAAACCTATTACAAAGAAACCGGCTGAGACGAGGATGGGTAAGGGTAAAGGTAACCCCGAGTATTGGGTGGCTGTAGTTAAGCCGGGAAGGATTCTCTATGAGATGTCCGGGGTTCCTGAAGAGCTTGCCCGCGAGGCCTTAATGCTGGCTTCACAAAAGCTGCCTGTTGCTACGAAGTTTGTCAAGAGAGAGGAGGCAGTGATTTGAGACCGTCGGAGTTAAGGAATATGACCGTTGAAGAAATCCGTCAGAAAGAGGCGGACCTCCGCAGGGAACTCTTTAATCTGAGGTTTCAGAAGGCAACGGGAGAGATACAGAATCCAAAGAGAATAACTGCTGTCCGGAAGGATATATCACGGATGCTGACGATAATAACCGAAAAGGAGAGCAAGCAAGAGAGGTAGGTATGCCTAAAAAGGTTTTTGTAGGGAAGGTTATCAGTGACAGGATGGACAAGACGGTAACCGTTGCCGTCACCCGTCCTTATAAGCACCCGCTTTACAAGAAGTATATAAAGCGGGTTTCAAAGTTCAAGGCCCATGATGAAGAGAACCGCTGCAAGGCCGGGGACATGGTGAAGATTATCGAGTCGAGACCTTTAAGTAAAACAAAACGCTGGGTGGTACTCGATGTGATGAACAAGGGACGGCAGTAACCGAGTGGTCTCTTGATGTTGACGGTTGTTTAATAAATATATGGATGCGATAGGGAGAATGCTGCGATGATACAGGTAGAGAGCTTACTTGATGTTGCTGACAATTCCGGTGCAAAGAAGGTCCTGTGTATAAGGGTTCTTGGTGGTTCCAGGAGGAGGTATGCACGGGTTGGTGATGTTATCGTTGTCAGTGTGAAAGAGGCTGTCCCTGATAGTAATGTCAAGAAGGGCTCAAAGGCCAAGGCAGTGGTTGTCAGGACAAGGAAGGAAACAAGAAGACCGGACGGTACATATATAAGGTTTGACCAGAACGCCTGTGTGTTAATTAATCCTCAGGGAGAGCCTGTTGGTACAAGGGTGTTCGGGCCTGTTGCAAGGGAATTGAGGTGGAAGGAGTTTACCAAGATCATCTCCTTGGCACCGGAGGTCTTATAGGAGGCATTATGAATCTGGGAATAAAGAAAGACGATAAGGTAATGGTAATATCCGGCAAAGAGAAGGGTAAGGAAGGCCGGGTTCTGTCTGTAGAATCCAAAAAGGAACGTGTAATCATAGAGAAGATAAATATAATAAAGAGGCATATGAAGCCATCGAGGAAATACAGCCAGGGAGGCATTATCGAGAAGGAAGGCCCGGTACATATCTCAAATGTAATGCTGGTCTGTCCCAGGTGCCGGAGGCCTACGAGGATAAGCAAGCAGATTATGGAGGACAGGCGCAAGCTAAGGACCTGTAAGAAGTGTAAGGAGGTTATAGACCGGTAATGGCTGAAGGAAGGTATATCCCAAGACTGAAGCAGAAGTATTTTAAAGAGGCAATGCCGCAGATGATGAAGGAGTTTGCCTATGATAACGTCATGCAGATTCCGAGGCTGGAGAAGATATCGCTGAATGTGGGGCTTGGTGAGGCCATCAACAACATCAAACTGCTTGATAATGCCCAGAAGGAACTCACGATGATAGCCGGTCAGAAGGCCGTTATCACAAAGGCAAAAAAGTCCATTGCCGGTTTCAAGCTAAGGAAAGGCATGCCCGTGGGATGCATGGTTACACTCAGGGGTGACAGGATGTATGAATTTCTTGATAAACTCATAAGCATAGCCATCCCGAGGATAAGGGACTTCAGGGGGCTGCCGTCGAAGAGCTTCGATGGGAGGGGAAATTATGCAATGGGTGTAAAGGAACAGTATATCTTCCCCGAGATAGACTATGAGAAGGTTGAGATGGTCCACGGGTTTGATATAATTATATGTACCACGGCAGAGACCGATGAAGAGGGCAGGGCCCTGCTGAAGACAATCGGGATGCCCTTCAGGCAGTAGAGGTTAATTCGACAAGGGAGCTTTGTAATGGCAAAAAAGTGTTTGATAGAAAAGCACAGGAGAACAGCAAAATTCAAGGTCAGGGCATACAACAGATGCAGGGTATGCGGTCGCCCCCGTGGTTATTTGCGGAAGTTCGGTCTCTGCAGGATCTGTTTCAGGAGACTCGCCCATGAGGGGATGATCCCGGGTGTAACAAAATCAAGTTGGTAGGAGATGAGAGATGGTAAGTGATCCAGTAGCCGATATGTTGACAAGAATCAGGAATGCAATAATGGTGAAGGCGGAAAAGGTGGATATACCCGCATCAAGGATGAAACTTGATATTGCCAAGATCCTGAAGGAAGAAGGTCTTATCAGGGCCTACAAGATCATAAAGGACAGGAAGCAGGGAATCCTGAGGATATCCCTTAAGTATGTAGATGGGGTAAATGTGATTTCAGGGCTCAAAAAGGTCAGCAAGCCCGGGAAAAGAGTCTATGTCGGCTATCGTGATATACCCAGGGTCATGGGTGGTATAGGTGTATCAATTCTAACTACCCCGCAAGGCGTGCGGAGCGACGGGACATGCCATAAAGAGAAAATCGGCGGAGAGTTGCTCTGCTATGTCTGGTAGTAGTTCGGAATTTATCATTACCAAGTAACATATTTAGGCATAAGGAGAAGACGAGATGTCAAGGGTTGGGAAAAAACCTATAGATATACCCCGGGAAGTCGAGATCAGTATTGATGGAACCCTAATAAAGGCAAAGGGGCCAAAGGGTGAGCTTTCATGGGATGCTCCCCTTGCTATGGATATAAGCATTGAAGAAAACAGGCTCGTTGTTAAAAGGCCCGATGATACAAAACAGAAAAGGGCCATCCACGGTCTATCAAGGAGCCTTATTGCCAATATGGTCAAGGGTGTAAGTGAGGGCTATACCAAGGCCCTTGAGATAGTCGGCATTGGGTACAAAGCCGACCTCAAGGGGGATACCCTCGTTTTTTCTCTTGGTTTTTCACACCCTGTTGAGTATCCGCTCCCCAAGGGAATATCGGCCCAGGTAGACCATAAGGCAAGACCGATTAAGATTACACTGTCGGGTATTGATAAACAGTTGTTAGGTCAGGTGGCGGCAAATATACGGTCATTAAGACCGCCCGACGCGTATAAGGGTAAAGGCATCAGGTACGCAGGGGAGAGGTTGAAACTCAAGCCCGGCAAGGCGGCAAAGTAATTCCGTTTAAAGACCGGTTCGTTCGATTATAAATAAACCCTGGAGGAGATTAAGTTGAGAAGGACCAAAGAGCAGGCAAGACAGAGGAGAAAAAGGAGAACAAGAAAGAAGGTCTTTGGCGCCCCCGGGAGGCCGAGGCTCTCCGTGTATGGTTCTCTTAATCATATATATGCCCAGATAGTCGACGATATGGCCGGCAGGACGGTTGTTGCGGCATCGACGTTGGACGGGGACATCAAGGGTGAGATCAAGCATGGCGGGAACATAGAGGCTGCGAGGCTTGTGGGGCAGCTGATTGCAAAACGGGCGGTTGAAAAGGGTGTTAAGACCGTGGTTTTCGACAGAGGCGGATTTAAATATCACGGAAGGATCAAGGCCCTTGCAGATGCAGCACGTAAAGGCGGGCTTGAATTTTAATTAACCGTTATCGGTTGCTGTGATAATCACCTGATAAAGTATAACGATTTTAAAGGAGGCATGGTGCAGAGGATTGATTCATCGGAGCTGGAACTACAGGAGAAGGTAATATTTATAAATAGAGTGTCAAAGGTCGTTAAAGGTGGAAGGAGGTTTTCATTCACTGCCCTTGTAGCTATCGGCAACGGAGCCGGTATAGTGGGGCTTGGAAAGGGTAAGGCCTCGGAAGTCTCTGATGCAATCAAGAAGGCAATTGAGCAGGGGAAGAAGATGCTCGTCCGGTTTCCGCTCAAAAACGGAACGATACCCTACTCCATAATAGGTAAGCATGGCGCCGGTGAAGTTCTCCTGAAACCTGCCCCCAAGGGTACCGGTGTGATAGCCGGTGGAGCCGTGAGATCGGTCCTCGAGGTGTCCGGGATTGAGAATATAGTGGCAAAGTCGTTAAGGAGCCATAATCCCTTTAATGAGGCAAAGGCCACAATAGATGGGTTGCTGAACCTGAAGGATCCCGATACCGTCAGGAGGTTAAGGGGTAAGTTGCCCGAAGATACACATGGGGAGGCCCAGAGGAATGCTTAAGGTGACACTAAAGAGAAGTTATGCAGGTAATCCTGAAAAGCTCAGGAGGGTCTTGAGAAGTCTCGGGCTCAGGAAGATAGGTCATTCCGTGATCAAGCCGGATGATCCTGTTACAAGAGGCATGATCAATAAAGTCCCTCACCTTGTGGAAATCCGGGAGGCTTGAGGCGTGACGTCAGGGCAGGGGATCCAGGCATCAGTGGCCTGGTTTTTGAAGCAGTCAATTATTGTTTGGAGGTAGTATGAAGATAAATGATTTAAAACCCGCAGCCGGCAGCAGGAAAAGAAACAAGCGTATCGGAAGGGGTCCGGGCTCAGGCCACGGGAAGACTTCCTGCAAGGGACACAAGGGGCAGAAGGCAAGATCCGGCGGCACAAAGGGTCCCGGTTTTGAGGGAGGGCAGATGCCGCTCCACAGAAGGCTGCCTAAACGCGGATTCAGGAACTATCCCTTCAGAAGGGACTATACTGTAATAAACCTTGAAAGGCTGTCCGCTCTTGTAGAGGATATGAATGAAGTGACCCCCGAGTTGTTGATTGAACGGGGAGTTCTTTCAAAAAGCAAGAGCAGGATCAAGATCCTTGGTAATGGCGATCTGAGCAGGCCGCTTACCATCAAGGCCCATGCCTTTAGTGCTTCCGCACTCAAGAAGATAGAGTCCGCAGGTGGAAAGGCCGAGGTGATTTAATTGGGCGTACTCTCATCCTTCCAGAACATTTTAAAGATCGAGGAGTTAAAGAACAGGGTATTTTTTACGCTTGCCTTCCTTGCCGTTTACAGGATCGGATGCCATATACCCACCCCTGGTATCAATGGTGAAGAACTCAGCAAGTTTCTAACCGCAAAGGGTGGGGCGCTCATGGGCTTTTTTGATATCTTCTCAGGCGGTGCGCTATCGAGGATGACGATTTTTGCCCTGGGTATCATGCCCTACATCAGTGCCTCTATCATCCTCCAGCTTCTGACCGTTGTTGTCCCTGCAATAGGCAAACTTGCAAAGGAGGGTGAGGAGGGAAGGAAAAAGATCACAAAGTATACGCGTTACGGGACTGTTTTTATTAGTGCTGTTCAGTCTTTTGGTATAGCTGTAGGTCTTGAGAGTATGAGTCAGGGGGCATTTATTCAGAACCCCGGATGGAGTTTCAGGCTGATGACCATGATAACGCTCACAGCAGGCACTGCCTTTATAATGTGGCTTGGTGAGCAGATAACGGAAAGGGGGATAGGTAACGGGATATCCCTTATTATATTTGCAGGCATTGTTGCAAGACTTCCCAATGCAATAATAAGCACAACAAGGCTGATTAAGGCAGGGGAACTTTCGATAATATTTTTCATACTTATGATAGCAATGATGGTCTTTGTAATAGGAGCGATAATTTTTATAGAAAAAGGGCAGCGCAAGATACCGGTTCAGTACGCAAAAAGGGTGGTTGGAAGGAAGGTCTATGGAGGGCAGTCAACACACCTTCCGCTTAAGGTCAATACATCGGGAGTGATTCCCCCTATATTTGCATCGTCGATCATTATGTTTCCCGCCACCATTGCAGGTTTTATTTCAATCCCCTGGGTGCAGGGATTTGCCCGGCAACTCTCTCCCGGGACGGTTCTTTATACGACGCTTTATGTAGGGATGATAATATTTTTCAGTTACTTTTATACGGCAATTATATTTAATCCCGTGGACGTTGCCGATAATCTGAAGAAGTACGGTGGGTATATCCCGGGTATAAGACCGGGGCAGAAGACCGCAGATTATCTTTACAGGGTTTTATCGAGGCTCACATTTATCGGGGCGATCTACCTTTCCATCGTATGTGTCCTTCCCACCCTGCTGATCAAGAATTTTAACGTGCCCTTTTACTTTGGAGGGACCTCGCTACTGATAGTTGTCGGTGTTGCACTGGATACGGTGTCCCAGATCGAGTCTCATCTCCTGACGCGTTCCTATGAGGGCTTTCTTAGCAAGGGGAAGACGCGTGGCAGGAGAGGGTAACGGCGGAACGGTTACCCCCTTGCCTGTGATTATTTCAGGTTTGATTTCTTAGTGATACTCATAAAGTCTAAAGAAGAGATACGAAAGATGGCCAAGGCCTCGGAAATTGTGGCCGGGGCTATAGAGGCCATTCGTTCAATCATTACAGCGGGCGTTACCACCAAGGAACTTGAGCAGGTTGCGGAGGATATCATACGCAGCCGGGGAGGTATCCCTGCCTTTAAAGGATACAGGGGGTACCCCGCAAGCATATGTACATCAGTTAATGACGAAGTAGTTCACGGCATCCCCTCGGTCGGCAGGAAATTAGAGGAAGGTGACATCGTAAGCATAGACCTCGGTGTAATCTACAAGGGGTATATAGGCGATGCAGCGGTAACCATCCCCGTGGGAAAGATCACCGATGAGATCCGGAGGCTTTTGCAGGTTACGGAACAGTCCCTATACGCCGGAATCGAGAAGGCAAGGGCAAATAACAGACTGACCGATATCTCAAACGCCATACAGAGGTTTGTCGAGTCAAACGGGTATTCGGTAGTGAGGGCCTTTGTAGGTCATGGAGTCGGCAGGGCGCTACACGAGGATCCCCAGATTCCAAACTTTGGCCCCCCGGGCAAGGGGCCAAGATTAAAACCGGGGATGACCATAGCGATTGAACCCATGGTCAACGAGGGGACCCATGAGGTATTCCTGCTCGATGACGGTTGGACGGCCAAGACGTCTGACGGTAAGCTTTCCGCCCACTTTGAGCACACGATAGTTATATATAAGGATGGCGCGGAAATATTGACTAAATGGTAGGAAAGGATGTACAATATTCAGTTATATGCCAAAAGAAGATAACATAGAGGTTCAGGGTGCCATTTTAGAGGCCCTTCCCAATGCGAAGTTCAAGGTCAAGCTTGACAATGGACAGGAGATATTAGCATACGTTTCCGGGAAGATGAGGATGCATTTCATAAAAATACTTCCCGGTGACAAGGTTCTGGTTGAACTCTCCCCATATGATCTTACAAAAGGGCGGATTACTTACAGATACAAATAATCTCTATGATCGGGTGTTGAGTAAGGCATGCCTGTGATGTTCCGTAAGGGTAAGCATTAAACATCCGATACTGATAAAGGGAGGAGATATGAAGGTAAGGGCATCGGTAAAACCTATGTGTGCAAAATGTAAGGTAATAAAGCGCAAAGGTGTTGTAAGGGTTATCTGTGAAAATCCTAAGCATAAGCAGAGACAGGGATAAGGAGGCGGCATGGCCAGAATAGCCGGAGTGGATTTGCCAAAGAATGAGCGGGTTGAGATAGGCATTACGAGGGTTTTTGGTATAGGAAGAACCCTCTCAAAGCGGATACTTGAAGAAACCGGGGTGAACCCCGACACGAGGGTGAAGGATTTGAGGGACGATGAGATTGTCAAGATTAGATCGATTATTGACAATAAATATACAGTCGAAGGTGAACTCAGAAAAGAGATTTCACTTAATATAAAGAGACTTATGGACATCGGTTGTTATCGCGGGTTCAGACACAGATTGGGGCTTCCCGCCAGGGGGCAACGTACAAAGACGAACGCCAGGACACGTAAAGGACCCAAGAAGACAGTCGGTGGAAAGAGGAAGGGAGGTAAATAATGGCCGGAAGGAGAAGAAAGGGACCGAAGAAAGATAAGAAGAATGTGCCCTATGGAGTGGCTCATGTCCAGACGACTTTTAATAATACAATAGTTACTGTTACAGATAAAGGTGGAAATGTTATCGCATGGGTCAGTGCCGGAAGCCTTGGATTCAAGGGCTCCAGGAAGGGCACACCCTATGCAGCCCAGGTTGCGGCAGAGAATGCAGCTAAAAGGGCCATGGATATGGGGATGAAACATATCGATGTATATGTCAAAGGCCCAGGCGCCGGCAGGGAGTCCGCTATACGGGCAATACAGGCAACGGGTCTTGATATTAACATTATAAAGGATGTTACACCTGTTCCCCATAACGGGTGTAGGCCTCCAAAGAGAAGGAGGGTGTAGATGGCAAGATACAGGGACTCGCTCTGCAGGCTCTGCAGACGTGAAGGAGAAAAGCTTTTTCTGAAGGGTGACAGGTGTTTTACCGATAAGTGTGCCTTTGAGAGAAGGAAGTATGCGCCGGGTCAGCATGGTACGTCACGTTCCAAGACAAGTGACTACGGGCTTCAGCTCAGGGAAAAACAGAAAGTAAAGAGGATGTACGGTGTCCTGGAAAGACAATTCAGGAAGTACTTTGCAGAGGCCCAGAAGAGGAAGGGGGTTACGGGCGAGATGCTGCTGCAATTCCTTGAGTTAAGGCTTGACAATATAGCTTACCGCATGGGCTTTGCTTCCAACAAGAGGCAGGCAA contains:
- the map gene encoding methionine aminopeptidase 1, producing MAKASEIVAGAIEAIRSIITAGVTTKELEQVAEDIIRSRGGIPAFKGYRGYPASICTSVNDEVVHGIPSVGRKLEEGDIVSIDLGVIYKGYIGDAAVTIPVGKITDEIRRLLQVTEQSLYAGIEKARANNRLTDISNAIQRFVESNGYSVVRAFVGHGVGRALHEDPQIPNFGPPGKGPRLKPGMTIAIEPMVNEGTHEVFLLDDGWTAKTSDGKLSAHFEHTIVIYKDGAEILTKW
- the infA gene encoding translation initiation factor IF-1, whose translation is MPKEDNIEVQGAILEALPNAKFKVKLDNGQEILAYVSGKMRMHFIKILPGDKVLVELSPYDLTKGRITYRYK
- the rpmJ gene encoding 50S ribosomal protein L36, with the protein product MKVRASVKPMCAKCKVIKRKGVVRVICENPKHKQRQG
- the rpsM gene encoding 30S ribosomal protein S13; the encoded protein is MARIAGVDLPKNERVEIGITRVFGIGRTLSKRILEETGVNPDTRVKDLRDDEIVKIRSIIDNKYTVEGELRKEISLNIKRLMDIGCYRGFRHRLGLPARGQRTKTNARTRKGPKKTVGGKRKGGK
- the rpsK gene encoding 30S ribosomal protein S11, which produces MAGRRRKGPKKDKKNVPYGVAHVQTTFNNTIVTVTDKGGNVIAWVSAGSLGFKGSRKGTPYAAQVAAENAAKRAMDMGMKHIDVYVKGPGAGRESAIRAIQATGLDINIIKDVTPVPHNGCRPPKRRRV
- the rpsD gene encoding 30S ribosomal protein S4, which produces MARYRDSLCRLCRREGEKLFLKGDRCFTDKCAFERRKYAPGQHGTSRSKTSDYGLQLREKQKVKRMYGVLERQFRKYFAEAQKRKGVTGEMLLQFLELRLDNIAYRMGFASNKRQARQLVNHGHIRVNGRKVNIPSFRVRVGDVVEVKEASRAIPFVQESLSKIENRGLAVWLEIDPENFRGKVLSIPTREEIPLTVKESLIVELYSK